One Deltaproteobacteria bacterium DNA window includes the following coding sequences:
- a CDS encoding diguanylate cyclase has protein sequence MFRDETTITPLEDLAKEQARYPALSFMSGPSMGQIHLLQEGEYVVGRSRSVSISVQDDAISRQHFKLQVKGGEVLLEDSKSTNGTFVNGVRVDKKVLEDKDTIQISSQTVATFSYVSDLEAQKRNQIYKMANFDPVTQARTKYYFLDQIEQEFSHSKRKGMPLSLIIFDIDFFKKINDTYGHPAGDYVLKRIAQITQELIRTEDLFARYGGEEFVVLMRETSEFDAVSLAERICTAIAQSDFQFDANRFKVNISAGVACLQSDNFSSAAEMIKTADQYLYFSKANGRNRVSSQASLLNSKK, from the coding sequence ATGTTCCGAGACGAAACGACCATCACTCCACTTGAAGATTTGGCAAAGGAACAGGCCCGCTATCCCGCGCTTTCCTTTATGAGTGGCCCTTCCATGGGGCAGATCCATCTTTTACAGGAGGGCGAATATGTCGTGGGCAGAAGCCGAAGCGTCTCCATTTCCGTGCAAGACGACGCCATCTCCCGTCAGCATTTTAAGCTGCAAGTGAAGGGGGGGGAGGTTTTGTTGGAGGATTCGAAATCGACCAATGGCACTTTCGTGAATGGGGTACGGGTCGACAAAAAAGTGCTCGAGGACAAAGACACCATCCAGATCAGTTCCCAAACGGTGGCCACTTTTTCCTATGTTTCAGATCTGGAAGCGCAAAAACGTAATCAAATCTATAAAATGGCCAACTTCGATCCTGTGACACAGGCGCGTACCAAATATTATTTTTTGGATCAGATTGAACAAGAATTCTCCCATTCAAAACGCAAGGGCATGCCTCTTTCCCTGATTATTTTTGACATCGATTTTTTCAAGAAAATTAACGACACCTATGGGCATCCGGCGGGCGATTACGTTTTAAAGCGAATTGCCCAGATTACCCAGGAACTTATTCGGACTGAAGATTTGTTTGCTCGCTATGGCGGAGAAGAGTTCGTGGTTTTGATGCGTGAAACCAGCGAGTTCGATGCCGTTTCGCTTGCCGAGCGAATCTGTACGGCGATTGCCCAAAGTGATTTTCAGTTCGATGCCAATCGTTTTAAGGTAAACATCAGCGCAGGCGTGGCCTGTTTGCAGTCGGATAATTTTTCAAGTGCTGCCGAGATGATAAAAACTGCCGATCAATACCTGTATTTCTCCAAAGCCAATGGTCGCAATCGGGTTTCTTCTCAGGCTTCATTGTTGAATAGTAAAAAGTAA